The Biomphalaria glabrata chromosome 7, xgBioGlab47.1, whole genome shotgun sequence region TAAACCTGCAAATACAAAGCAATGAAAGCCCTGGATGGTTAAACATAAGCCATTTAGTGTTAGGAACATTAATAGTTCTAAATAAAAGTGGACAAGGCATATTTCAATGATTTATCAGATCCATATACATGATTTTAATGAAACATGGGGTCAGATTTCACCCCGCagattaacattaaaatgtattttttaaaaggtgtttattagataaaaaacaacaacatgtgaCTATCAAAATATGCATACAGAATAAAAATTTATAatgaactaaatgaaaacaaaatggaatatcgtttgtttttttcaacaagatttAAAGTGTTTGTATATATGATAGAAATGTATACTTGCACACTGTTTTTTTAGCCAGTCATAATAGAaaacaatgtttgttttacCATGACTGAATGGAATGCttacaaaatataatgtacATGATATACAAAGCGATTTattatcaaatatatttttttcaatatatatataacaaaggATAATCTCAGTTCTCTGACAAATCcagcaacaaaacaaaatcaacagcttttctttttttttataattcagtATGGATTCTTTgctccagattttttttttttataattcagtATGGATTCTTTGCtccagatttatttttttttataattcagtATGGATTCTTTGCTCCAGATTTTTCAGTTCTCCCATTATTTCTTTGGGGAGATCATCATTGACCTGCTCATCAAAATACTTGTAAATGGCATTCACCTCATTCTCCCAGAACTCTCTGGGCAAACTGAAAAGGGCATCAAGATCGACTGGCTCCTCGAGGCCTTCAAGGTTGAGAGAGTCGAATTTCGGCACATAGCCGATGGCAGTCTTCTTAGCAATGTCTTCATTGTTGCATCTGCGAACAATCCAGTCTAACACTCTGGCATTCTCCCCGAAACCTGGCCAAAGGAAACTGTTGTTAGGGCCACCCTTGCGGAACCAATTGACGTGAAAGATCTTGGGAAGAACTAGTCCCTCTTTCTGCCCAAAACTGAGCCAATGTTTCAAATAATCTCCAAAGTTGTAGCCAAAGAATGGGCGCATGGCAAAGGGATCATGCATAATTTGCTTAgctgaaaagaaacaaaaattcaaaTTATTGATACCtgcactttagaaaaaaatttaaagagtaTGTTTGCATTAGAGATCTAAATGCCTATAATTAataattcataaattatattctCAATGAAAGTGTAGTATAATGTTGCTTGAACAATCCTCATTTGCCTTATTTAATCACTTTGTGAGGTAAACCTCAAAGCTTCTTTGAGTGCCACCTACAATCCTAGTTCTCAAAGCTTGACAGTAAAGTGTTTTAACTGCCCATCAACTACATTTCCTTAAATGAAaccaaaatttttaaattttctgtttaaatataaaatgttcaaACCTACCAACATGTTCAGCTGCAGCGGTCGACTCAGACCTCATGGAAGCACCAATAAACACACCATGCTGCCAGTTAAAAGATTCATAGACCAGAGGTACACCAGTGGGGCGACGGCCACCAAAAATGATGGCATCGATAGGAACACCTTGAGGGTCTTCCCATGCAGGATCCATGATAGGACACTGTTCAGCAGGAGTGCAGAACCTGGAACAAATTTAGCATGCATACATTATCATGTTGACCGTCTaatactaaaaaacaaaaatgtttccatTCCTATCAAGAGACAATGGACTACATTAAGTGATAATCAACCCTTAAAGGTGTTGTGACTAGCACAGTGACCAACTGTTTAAAGTtctcttatttatttataagcccattacgaaaaaaaattaaaattcctgAAATAGATTACAATGTCGAATGACTAACAACATAGACTTAATAAACTGAATTTGTTTTGAACCTGATAATATGGAAAGAAAAACTTTTACATAAAATGTACTTAgaaatttccttaaaaaaaaaaaaaaaatgccagccTTCACTTtgaccaagattcaaacccttCAACAACCCAAACAATTTACAACTGTCttcaaaaaaaatcttactCATGATGAGAACAACTTGCTTTCTTATGATTTGAAAATTACCTTGAATTAGCATGAGCAGCGGGTCGGTCAGATTCTTCTTTCTTCCAGTCTTCATCACCGAGCCAGGATTTGATTTTCACACCTTGTTCAATCTCTTTTTCTAATCCTTCCCAGAATACTCCACCATCGCTGGTCTCTGCTACATTTGTGAAGATTGTGTTGGCTTTAATAGTCTGCATTGCAATAGGATTTGTTTTCATAGATGTTcctgaagaaacaaaataaaacatttattttgaaatctTTGTATCATTGCATTTAAATTACAATAATGGGTAGCTGCAAAATGCAAAACTTCTGAggaataaatttttaaataatttaattttagagaATCATTATGATCCCAATGGGAAAAAGTATAAATAATTGAAGACATATTTAAAATGCAAAAAAGAAAGGTAATTTTGGGtcttcaattaatttttaaaagccagaggattttataaaaaaaaataatagtctaAATCTCTTATGTTGATAATTATAAATACTAATTTGTTAGAACCATTTTTTAAGACAGGACAAATAGATTAGTtgaaaacaattcacaaacctGGAGCAACACCAAAGAAACCAGCTTCTGGGTTAATAGCTCTAAGTCTTCCCTGGTCATCAAAGCGCATCCAGGCAATGTCATCTCCAACACATGTGATTTTGTAATTGCTGAGGGTTGGGGTCATCATGGCCAAATTTGTTTTGCCACATGCACTGGGGAAAGCTGCTGCAATGTATTTCTTTACTCCAGtggttttattttcaattcctaaaatctaaaagaaaaataaatatcccTGATGATTACACATGTAAGCAAAAACTATATATtatatgagtgagtctggtgtgaattatataaaatgtattcatGAAGAGCAAGAAAAGTATTTTAGAAATTTATTTAGATATACAATGGAGTTTAAATTTACCAGCATGTGTTCGGCTAACCATCCTTCTCTGTGACCGAGAATTGAGCCAATACGAAGGGCAAAGCACTTTTTGCCTAGCAAAGAATTTCCTCCATAGCCACTTCCAAAGGAAcagatttcatttctttctggtAAATGAGCCACCAAAGTCATTTTGGGATAGCATGGCCAATTATTGTGTAGAGGTGCTGTGGACAATTAatagattattaaatttttggTGTAATTAACTTGTAggcatatttatatttaatatgaaattaaacaacatttttttttaaatatgactctaagttaacattaaacaaacgtatttaaaaaaaaaaagattataggTTATGTGCATGTGTTAATGAGGTTGTTCAGGTTCATATTTATCAGAGATTTGAATTTTGAGAAACCATAGATTTTACATTTTGATTCAATTAACTCAAGTCAAGCAagacctgcccttgtggagcatcaccagagtaTGCtcaccatgtccttcaaagatGTATACTACATCAAAAGGCCCAAACAAGAATCTGGCCCCTAAAccttcctatagaacaaaaactatacagagaactgcctgatctgaaaaCCACTGCAGTTCATCTcggatataggattactgatctgaactctccaacatgtaaaatgagaccGAAGAACTCATTCCATGCTTGAAAGGTATTTGaaagaaaagttgtttttaaaatcctaTCTCATGAAGTAAACTTGTTATTCTTGTGTCTGTGTATCTTTATGAGTATTTATTTGATAATTCTTTTATGCTTTGTTTAGTGCAATAGTACTATTTaattttctagaaataaaaaaaaaacctagtagACTACTCACAGGTAAGAGGGAGAGGTCGACCAACTGAATGAAGACATTTCACAAAGTTGTCGTCTTTGAGAGCTTGAAGAATATTTGTACCCATTCTAGTCATTATTCTCATACTGGCCACCACATAGGCAGAGTCTGTGAGCTGGATGCCAATCTTGGACATGGGAGACCCAAGAGGTCCCATACTGAATGGAATAATGAACATTGTCCTCCCTAGAGAAAATAAACAAGATATAGTAGAATTAAGTTGAACTCAAagcaaaaaaagaagaaaatgttttcACTTTCACCTAGTTCTGTACAATTCTCTTGCATTACCTTTCATACAATCAGGGAATCTCATGTTCAACTCATTGTCCATATCATCAGGGGACATCCAATTACCAAGCTGACTTTTGGCTCCATATTTAGGCGTGGGTACTGTGTCCCTCTGCAAATCTGAGGAGATGTAGGTCAGTCTTTCAACACGGGCTACGTCTGCTGGGTCTGTTTTTGCCAACcaactgtaaaataaaaattcaattaaATCAGGAATTCAGATGAAttataaatatacacatttttccCCTTCAATTTTCTCAGTTCAAttagtctagagctatgtcaTACCTAAGCTTAGAAAGCATTATCGCTTACAATATTGGATTAGACTAGATTTTTTACTCTAAACTTTGAAATAGTAAATAGAAAAGGGAGGTAATCCTACAAATTACATACTGACAATTATTCGATGATAGTGTTGcctttaattagaaaaaaaaaaaactgttttaatatttaaataacatatatatatatagtactgACCAATTGTTATATTTGGGTAATTTTTTAATGATCCCATCTTTCTGTAAAATATACGTCAGCAGTTCATTCTCACGCTCTGAGCCATCACAGATGTGAATTGTGTCTGGTTTGCACAGGCGAACACTTTCCTCAACGTAGTGACGCACTTTGTTGGGCAGGGCATTGAAGTCGCCGTAGATGACCCTTGTGTAGTCGAACAGTGCTGGTGTGGTCGACAGTGGAGCTGTGATAAAATTTGGCCTTTCATTTTTCAAAAGCCTTGCGGGAATACGTCTGCAAAATACaaaagttgtttccctttgtgATTCTTTCGTAAAATACGTTAAAATCTAT contains the following coding sequences:
- the LOC106077960 gene encoding phosphoenolpyruvate carboxykinase, cytosolic [GTP]-like isoform X1 produces the protein MPETDSGSIKVMEESRIPARLLKNERPNFITAPLSTTPALFDYTRVIYGDFNALPNKVRHYVEESVRLCKPDTIHICDGSERENELLTYILQKDGIIKKLPKYNNCWLAKTDPADVARVERLTYISSDLQRDTVPTPKYGAKSQLGNWMSPDDMDNELNMRFPDCMKGRTMFIIPFSMGPLGSPMSKIGIQLTDSAYVVASMRIMTRMGTNILQALKDDNFVKCLHSVGRPLPLTSPLHNNWPCYPKMTLVAHLPERNEICSFGSGYGGNSLLGKKCFALRIGSILGHREGWLAEHMLILGIENKTTGVKKYIAAAFPSACGKTNLAMMTPTLSNYKITCVGDDIAWMRFDDQGRLRAINPEAGFFGVAPGTSMKTNPIAMQTIKANTIFTNVAETSDGGVFWEGLEKEIEQGVKIKSWLGDEDWKKEESDRPAAHANSRFCTPAEQCPIMDPAWEDPQGVPIDAIIFGGRRPTGVPLVYESFNWQHGVFIGASMRSESTAAAEHVAKQIMHDPFAMRPFFGYNFGDYLKHWLSFGQKEGLVLPKIFHVNWFRKGGPNNSFLWPGFGENARVLDWIVRRCNNEDIAKKTAIGYVPKFDSLNLEGLEEPVDLDALFSLPREFWENEVNAIYKYFDEQVNDDLPKEIMGELKNLEQRIHTEL
- the LOC106077960 gene encoding phosphoenolpyruvate carboxykinase, cytosolic [GTP]-like isoform X2 gives rise to the protein MISLLRVARRIPARLLKNERPNFITAPLSTTPALFDYTRVIYGDFNALPNKVRHYVEESVRLCKPDTIHICDGSERENELLTYILQKDGIIKKLPKYNNCWLAKTDPADVARVERLTYISSDLQRDTVPTPKYGAKSQLGNWMSPDDMDNELNMRFPDCMKGRTMFIIPFSMGPLGSPMSKIGIQLTDSAYVVASMRIMTRMGTNILQALKDDNFVKCLHSVGRPLPLTSPLHNNWPCYPKMTLVAHLPERNEICSFGSGYGGNSLLGKKCFALRIGSILGHREGWLAEHMLILGIENKTTGVKKYIAAAFPSACGKTNLAMMTPTLSNYKITCVGDDIAWMRFDDQGRLRAINPEAGFFGVAPGTSMKTNPIAMQTIKANTIFTNVAETSDGGVFWEGLEKEIEQGVKIKSWLGDEDWKKEESDRPAAHANSRFCTPAEQCPIMDPAWEDPQGVPIDAIIFGGRRPTGVPLVYESFNWQHGVFIGASMRSESTAAAEHVAKQIMHDPFAMRPFFGYNFGDYLKHWLSFGQKEGLVLPKIFHVNWFRKGGPNNSFLWPGFGENARVLDWIVRRCNNEDIAKKTAIGYVPKFDSLNLEGLEEPVDLDALFSLPREFWENEVNAIYKYFDEQVNDDLPKEIMGELKNLEQRIHTEL